The Carnobacterium mobile DSM 4848 genome includes a window with the following:
- a CDS encoding DUF2798 domain-containing protein, translating into MPTNKKEGIIFTSLMCFCMVFGMSLYNLVIHNQFTWTALLLGLIPGFVVAFILDVFIVGVIAKKLAFKLPVNKDSKLQLILTISSLMVLGMVTCMSLFGILMEGSGSEDLLSAYLTAWKMNVIAALPLQLLLVGPFSRKILSIIQVKNLA; encoded by the coding sequence TTGCCAACGAATAAAAAAGAAGGAATTATCTTTACGTCATTAATGTGTTTTTGTATGGTATTTGGTATGAGTTTATATAATTTAGTGATTCATAACCAGTTTACATGGACAGCTTTACTATTAGGATTGATCCCCGGATTTGTGGTCGCATTTATCTTAGATGTTTTTATTGTAGGAGTCATTGCGAAAAAACTTGCTTTTAAACTGCCGGTCAATAAAGACAGTAAACTTCAGCTGATTTTGACTATTTCTTCTCTGATGGTGCTGGGAATGGTAACTTGTATGTCGCTTTTTGGTATTTTAATGGAAGGAAGCGGTTCTGAAGATCTTTTGTCCGCTTACTTAACTGCATGGAAGATGAATGTGATTGCCGCATTGCCTTTACAATTGCTGCTGGTAGGACCTTTTTCAAGAAAAATTTTGAGCATTATTCAAGTTAAAAACCTAGCTTAA
- a CDS encoding MarR family winged helix-turn-helix transcriptional regulator produces the protein MSDSNWKELGENIALLHSFSRKVLAQHYLLTITTNELDILTWIFFAKGKETPIKISQDLKLKKESVSRTLKSLIEKGLVKKELNNLDERSYYLAITEKGIATLEENYIYLMKPYYYLKRSMGDDYDLFIKQVAEADKSLTHFNNGGTSE, from the coding sequence ATGAGTGATTCAAATTGGAAAGAGTTGGGTGAAAATATCGCTCTGCTCCATTCTTTTTCTAGAAAAGTACTGGCACAGCATTACTTACTTACTATTACTACAAATGAATTAGATATATTAACGTGGATTTTTTTTGCAAAGGGCAAAGAAACACCGATAAAGATAAGTCAGGATTTAAAATTAAAAAAGGAATCAGTTAGCAGGACATTGAAGAGTTTGATTGAAAAAGGTTTAGTAAAAAAAGAATTAAATAACTTAGATGAACGCAGTTACTATTTGGCTATTACAGAAAAAGGAATTGCAACTCTGGAGGAAAACTATATCTATTTAATGAAACCTTATTATTATTTGAAAAGAAGTATGGGAGACGACTATGATCTTTTTATTAAGCAAGTAGCTGAAGCTGATAAGTCATTAACCCATTTCAATAATGGAGGAACTAGCGAATGA
- a CDS encoding FUSC family protein: MNFYQSLQLDPFVLKQQMKNATSSKEKHFFIKALVVRDILLVAFAIFFVSVITTFFGEDTSSLAVVLFCILLSIRFVDFGYHITHSLISLAVVFAVLFISPVLNQIVSPIPGFFINFISLLILFFLTSSNPQMGNASLYSFSYIFLTGTSNAKDIYNLSNKGLLLVLCYILFAVIFFIKHKNKNENHSFMQEMIGEDFFSKRNLWLIYVVLGVSMLFFIGEYSSLNRFMWVGFACSSLLSNYNTHDIKQRFYDRLIGVVLGSVLFSVVLQLTPPSATFILGPMGGLALGLCSSYRYKSLFNCFGALALASGIYGIHDAVIFRILNNLIGLIFGYVYYIISIKIFSLLKTKHAHN, encoded by the coding sequence ATGAATTTTTACCAATCACTTCAGTTAGATCCATTCGTTTTGAAACAACAAATGAAAAATGCAACCTCGAGTAAAGAAAAGCATTTTTTCATAAAGGCTTTAGTTGTTCGAGATATCTTATTAGTGGCTTTTGCAATTTTTTTTGTGTCTGTTATCACAACTTTTTTTGGAGAAGACACTAGTTCTCTTGCAGTAGTATTGTTTTGTATTTTGTTGAGTATCCGTTTTGTTGATTTTGGTTACCACATCACTCACTCTCTTATTAGTCTGGCTGTCGTATTTGCAGTTCTGTTTATTTCACCAGTTTTGAATCAGATAGTTTCACCAATTCCTGGATTCTTTATTAATTTTATATCTCTGTTAATTCTTTTTTTCTTAACAAGCAGTAACCCTCAAATGGGTAATGCTAGTTTATATTCATTTTCTTACATTTTTTTAACGGGAACTTCTAATGCTAAAGATATTTATAACTTAAGCAATAAAGGTCTGTTATTGGTTCTTTGTTATATACTGTTTGCAGTTATATTTTTTATAAAACACAAAAATAAAAATGAAAACCATTCGTTTATGCAAGAAATGATCGGAGAAGATTTCTTTTCTAAAAGAAATTTATGGCTCATATATGTAGTACTAGGAGTTAGTATGCTTTTCTTTATAGGGGAATATAGTTCATTAAACAGGTTTATGTGGGTTGGATTTGCCTGTTCCTCACTTTTATCTAATTATAATACTCATGATATTAAGCAACGTTTCTATGACCGTTTGATAGGGGTTGTTCTAGGTTCTGTATTATTTAGCGTAGTTTTACAACTCACTCCGCCTTCAGCAACATTTATTTTAGGACCTATGGGCGGATTGGCATTAGGACTTTGTTCTTCCTATAGATATAAGTCGCTCTTTAACTGTTTTGGAGCTTTAGCTTTGGCTAGTGGTATTTATGGGATTCATGATGCAGTAATTTTTCGTATCCTGAATAATTTGATAGGATTAATATTTGGGTACGTGTATTATATAATTTCCATAAAAATATTTTCATTATTGAAAACTAAACACGCGCATAACTGA